TCGACCTCGGTCGCGTGTACGTGGATGGTGATTCGCCCGGCGGCTGGCACCGCGGCAGAGGCCTCGGCCTCTGGTTCCGCTCCGCCGGCCAGGTGGTCAGCGTCACCTATGCGCGGGGAGAAACGGACCGGCTCTATCTGCGACTGGGTTTTCCTTGGTAGGACAGAAATAACGAATTACGAATTACGAATTACGAATTTTGCCGACGGCTGTCGCGGAGGATGGTGCAGAGGACACCAAGGTTGCCGCACCATCCGCGCCCTTTGCGAAATCCTCTGTGACCTCTGCGGTTGGCGTAATTCGTAATTCGTAATTCTTAATTTTTATGAGTAAGTCAACCAATCTGTTGACAAAGCCTCTGGCGCGTGTCATTGTCGAGGAGGGCACGCTCAGGCACAAAGGGGAGAGACGACATGGGTAGTGATCAGACGGGATCGAGTGGAGTCGACCTCACGGGAGGGATTCCGCTCGAAACGTTGGAGGAGGGGAGGCCGTTCGCGGGCCAGGTCGGCGAAGAGCCGGTGGTGCTGGTCCGCCGCGGGGCGGAGGTGTTCGCGGTAGGGGGGAGCTGTACGCATTATGGCGGGCCTCTGGCGGAGGGGTTGGTGGTGGGTGACACTATGCGCTGTCCGTGGCACCACGCCTGCTTTTCCCTCCGGACCGGGGAGGCGATCAAGGCCCCGGCGCTCAACCCCATTCCTTGCTGGCAGACCGAAGTGCGAGACGGCCGCGTGCACCTCGTCGGGCGGAGGGAAGCCGCACCGCTGGACTCGCTCGGTCGCCGAGTGGACTTCCCCGAGTCCGTGCTGATCGTCGGCTCCGGAGCGGCGGGAAGCGCCGCCGCGGAGATGCTGCGGCGCGAGGGGTACACCGGCCCCGTCACGGTGATCGATCCCGACGGCGACGCCCCTTATGACCGACCCAACCTCTCCAAGGACTATCTCGCCGGGGAGGCGCCCGAGGAGTGGATCCCGCTTCGCCCCGAGGGCTTCTACGAAGAGCACGGGATCGAGAGGATTTCGACTGCGGCGCGATCGATCGATCCCACCGGGCGCCAGATCGAGCTCGCGGATGGCCGGGTCCTCTCTTTCGGCGCGCTGCTGCTCGCCACCGGCTCGAAGCCGGTGCGGCTGACCGTCCCCGGCGGGGATCTCCCCCACGTGCGCCTGCTGCGCTCCCTCACCGACTGCCGGGCGATCATCCGCGCCGCCGAGTCCGCCAAACGGGCGGTGGTGGTGGGGGCCAGCTTCATCGGTATGGAGGCGGCCGCCTCGCTGCGAAACCGGGGCCTCGAGGTCACGGTCGTCGCCCCCGACACGGTCCCGTTCCAGCACAACCTGGGGCCGGAGATCGGGCGGGTGCTCATGGTTACCCACGAGAGAAACGGCGTGCAGTTCCGCCTCGGTCGGAAGGTGGAGCGGATCGACGCAAACGCGGTCCACCTGGACGACGGCACGCAGCTCCCGGCGGAGCTGGTCGTGGTGGGCATCGGCGTGCGCCCGCTCACGCAGCTCGCGGAGGACGCCGGGATCGAGGTCGACAACGGCGTCCTGGTCAACGAGTACCTCGAGTCGAGCGCCCCCGGGATCTTCGCGGCGGGCGACATCGCGCGCTATCCCGATCCGCGGAGTGGCGAGCGCATTCGGGTGGAGCACTGGGTGGCGGCCCAGCGCCAGGGCCAGGCTGCCGCGCGCAACATTCTCGGACGACGGCAGCCGTTCATCGACCCCGCCTTCTTCTGGACTCGCCAATGGGGCGTCGGCGTGCGCTACGTCGGATACGCCGCTCGCTGGGACGAGGTGGAGATCGAGGGGGATCTGAGCGCGGGCGACGCCGAGGTGCACTACCTGCGCGACGGTCGGCGGCTGGCGGTGGCGACGATGGGCCGGG
The sequence above is drawn from the Longimicrobiaceae bacterium genome and encodes:
- a CDS encoding FAD-dependent oxidoreductase — translated: MGSDQTGSSGVDLTGGIPLETLEEGRPFAGQVGEEPVVLVRRGAEVFAVGGSCTHYGGPLAEGLVVGDTMRCPWHHACFSLRTGEAIKAPALNPIPCWQTEVRDGRVHLVGRREAAPLDSLGRRVDFPESVLIVGSGAAGSAAAEMLRREGYTGPVTVIDPDGDAPYDRPNLSKDYLAGEAPEEWIPLRPEGFYEEHGIERISTAARSIDPTGRQIELADGRVLSFGALLLATGSKPVRLTVPGGDLPHVRLLRSLTDCRAIIRAAESAKRAVVVGASFIGMEAAASLRNRGLEVTVVAPDTVPFQHNLGPEIGRVLMVTHERNGVQFRLGRKVERIDANAVHLDDGTQLPAELVVVGIGVRPLTQLAEDAGIEVDNGVLVNEYLESSAPGIFAAGDIARYPDPRSGERIRVEHWVAAQRQGQAAARNILGRRQPFIDPAFFWTRQWGVGVRYVGYAARWDEVEIEGDLSAGDAEVHYLRDGRRLAVATMGRDLNNLRAEAEMEAAASGYPAGGVV